In a single window of the candidate division WOR-3 bacterium genome:
- a CDS encoding cobalamin-binding protein, translating to MKLFVRTNKFIGLLLLLFILVAVNCSPKKSPTKSKIRIVSLVPSATEIIYALGQESLLVGNTIYCDFPDGAKNIYKVGDFSNPSLERILYRKPTLVIATLPEQKLIVEELKKHNIPIYISRPKSVDSIFAEILRIGTLTGASGRAESLVATLKTRLREIVMKNPNLIDSPRVYIEISGNPLMSVGNLSYLNEIISLAGGKNIFSDIDREYFIVSPEEIIVRNPDIIIALYPQISKSAIKRRLGWDKITAIQRNQIYTELNPDYFFRPGPRFIYAVEDLANIIYNVWTKKPRP from the coding sequence ATGAAATTATTCGTCCGGACTAATAAATTTATTGGACTTTTATTGTTACTATTTATTTTAGTCGCAGTCAACTGTTCTCCTAAAAAGTCGCCGACGAAATCTAAAATTCGAATCGTCTCATTAGTGCCCAGTGCCACCGAGATAATTTATGCGTTAGGGCAGGAAAGTCTGCTGGTCGGCAATACCATCTATTGTGACTTTCCGGATGGCGCCAAAAATATTTATAAAGTCGGTGACTTCTCTAATCCTTCGCTGGAACGTATTTTGTATCGAAAACCAACTCTAGTCATCGCTACCTTGCCAGAACAAAAATTAATTGTTGAAGAACTTAAAAAGCATAACATCCCAATCTACATCAGCCGACCCAAATCGGTTGATAGTATCTTTGCCGAAATCTTGCGCATCGGAACTTTAACCGGGGCCTCTGGCCGAGCCGAAAGCTTAGTGGCAACGCTTAAGACTCGGTTAAGGGAAATAGTAATGAAAAATCCCAATCTTATTGACTCGCCTAGAGTTTATATTGAAATCAGCGGCAATCCTTTAATGAGTGTCGGTAATCTTTCTTATCTTAATGAAATAATTTCTTTAGCCGGCGGGAAAAATATTTTCTCCGACATTGACCGCGAGTATTTCATCGTAAGTCCTGAAGAAATTATTGTTCGTAATCCGGACATTATTATTGCCCTCTATCCCCAAATATCTAAGAGCGCGATAAAACGAAGGCTTGGTTGGGATAAAATTACGGCGATCCAAAGAAATCAGATCTATACCGAGTTAAATCCGGACTATTTCTTTAGACCCGGCCCACGTTTTATCTATGCGGTAGAAGATTTAGCTAATATTATTTATAATGTCTGGACCAAAAAGCCCCGTCCGTGA
- a CDS encoding iron ABC transporter permease, with the protein MKKDFSVVLSIIGVLIAISISFFWGPAGFSVKELSIPIKLRLPRIVLGLYAGGVLSIAGASLQGLLQNPLVDPYILGIASGASFGAALGQFLGNIGVFTTPLFSFLGAMLTIFGVYFLAQIKGVITKLSLVLSGVILSFFFSSLVMLLMTVSRKPLPEIIYFLLGRLNLAFTKELLIMFIGLVIISIPLLVYLLSLWRALNILSMNEDVAQSLGVDIRKITRNIFLVCSFLVTAVVSFCGTISFIGLCVPHIVRLIYGPDHYKLLPMSFLLGSGVLIITDLIARNIGPVELPLSVITALFGVPFFIYLLKQKL; encoded by the coding sequence GTGAAAAAGGATTTCTCGGTAGTTTTATCAATCATTGGGGTCTTAATCGCAATCAGCATATCATTTTTTTGGGGTCCAGCTGGCTTTTCTGTAAAAGAACTCTCGATACCAATCAAACTCCGACTACCCAGAATCGTGTTAGGGCTATATGCTGGCGGGGTGTTATCAATAGCTGGAGCATCGCTTCAGGGGTTGCTTCAAAATCCGTTGGTTGACCCGTATATTCTAGGCATTGCTAGTGGGGCTAGTTTTGGAGCCGCTTTGGGACAGTTTTTAGGTAATATTGGAGTCTTTACCACACCATTATTTTCTTTTCTTGGGGCCATGCTCACAATCTTTGGGGTGTATTTTTTAGCCCAAATTAAAGGGGTAATCACTAAGTTAAGTCTCGTGCTTTCTGGAGTAATCTTAAGTTTTTTCTTTTCCAGTTTAGTAATGCTCCTTATGACCGTAAGCCGAAAGCCCCTGCCGGAAATTATCTATTTTCTTTTAGGGCGACTAAACTTGGCATTTACTAAAGAGCTATTAATCATGTTTATTGGCTTAGTAATAATCTCTATTCCTCTGCTTGTCTATCTGTTGAGCTTATGGCGAGCCCTTAATATTCTCTCAATGAATGAGGATGTTGCCCAAAGTTTGGGGGTTGATATTAGAAAAATTACGCGGAATATTTTTCTCGTCTGTTCTTTTTTGGTTACTGCCGTAGTGTCCTTTTGCGGAACTATTAGCTTCATCGGACTTTGTGTACCGCATATTGTTCGGTTAATTTATGGACCAGATCATTATAAATTACTCCCTATGTCATTTCTTTTAGGCTCCGGCGTCTTAATTATTACTGATCTTATTGCCCGCAATATTGGACCGGTCGAGCTGCCTTTAAGCGTCATTACGGCTTTATTCGGGGTGCCGTTTTTTATTTATCTTCTGAAACAGAAATTATGA
- a CDS encoding tRNA (adenine-N1)-methyltransferase, which produces MFNTGDTILLYHNERANYLITLQDKGFFATHKGNIPYAELRTKSFGDIIYTHLGVPFYILRPTLADLALKVRRTTTIIYPKDAGLMLLKNFIYPGARVIEAGTGSGALTMILANFVRPNGKVYSYERRQDFSENAQENIKRVGLSEYVEFYISDIEKDGFIQTDVDAVFLDLPEPWIAIRHAYNALKGGHSIVSLSPNVEQIKKTKAVMELEGFVRIKVVEVWERELLVRITGTRPIERMVSHTGYLIFAQKAIKPQEPLQPNINNQDEIIRPD; this is translated from the coding sequence ATGTTTAACACTGGTGATACCATCCTATTATATCATAATGAGCGCGCTAATTATCTAATTACGCTTCAGGACAAAGGCTTTTTCGCGACGCATAAAGGAAATATCCCGTATGCTGAGTTGCGCACTAAAAGCTTTGGGGATATTATCTATACCCATCTTGGGGTGCCGTTCTACATCTTACGACCAACCTTGGCTGATCTAGCTCTTAAGGTTCGACGAACCACAACGATTATCTATCCCAAAGATGCCGGACTCATGCTTCTGAAAAATTTCATCTATCCCGGCGCCCGGGTAATCGAAGCTGGCACCGGCAGCGGAGCTTTAACCATGATTTTAGCCAATTTTGTCCGGCCAAATGGCAAGGTATATTCCTATGAGCGACGCCAGGACTTTTCTGAGAACGCTCAAGAGAATATTAAACGGGTAGGACTTTCGGAATATGTCGAGTTTTACATCTCAGATATCGAGAAGGACGGATTTATCCAAACCGATGTCGACGCGGTATTTTTAGACCTACCCGAACCCTGGATTGCAATCCGACATGCCTATAATGCCCTTAAAGGGGGCCACTCAATAGTCTCCTTAAGTCCTAATGTGGAACAGATCAAAAAAACCAAGGCAGTAATGGAGCTGGAGGGGTTTGTTCGAATTAAAGTAGTCGAAGTGTGGGAGCGAGAATTACTGGTAAGAATCACTGGCACCCGACCAATCGAACGCATGGTTTCGCATACCGGTTATCTAATATTTGCCCAAAAAGCCATCAAACCGCAAGAACCTTTACAACCAAATATTAATAACCAAGATGAAATTATTCGTCCGGACTAA
- a CDS encoding GTPase — protein MPANLTPEYLEADKRFKQAKTIDEKIACLQEMMAVIPKHKGTEKMRADLKRRLSNLLKQKGEKSHIHRAVWYHFEKQGAGQVAVFGSPNVGKSSLVKILTGAPVVIASYPFTTKIPQAAMLLFEDIQIQLIDTPPITDDSPGWLFHILRTADTMLWVIDIGADDLLESTELCIKKLQEARLYPAEETPDAGLDKKLLIAANKSDLPNSRVGLELLKEFLHRTIPIIEVSTVTMTGLEELKIKIFESLEIIRVYTKPQGKPPDLTEPVILKKGSTVLDAARALHKEFAEKLKFARLWDNKTFFGQRVEKTYILKDKDIVEFHV, from the coding sequence ATGCCGGCGAATTTAACACCAGAATACTTAGAAGCCGATAAGCGCTTCAAACAAGCTAAAACCATTGATGAGAAAATTGCCTGTCTTCAAGAAATGATGGCTGTAATTCCTAAGCATAAGGGAACAGAAAAAATGCGTGCCGACTTAAAACGCCGGCTGTCTAATCTATTAAAACAGAAAGGCGAAAAAAGTCACATCCATCGTGCAGTCTGGTATCATTTTGAAAAACAAGGTGCTGGCCAAGTGGCAGTTTTTGGTAGCCCAAATGTTGGGAAATCCTCCCTCGTTAAAATTCTCACTGGAGCCCCGGTTGTAATCGCCTCCTATCCCTTCACAACCAAAATTCCCCAAGCGGCAATGCTTTTATTTGAAGATATCCAAATTCAACTAATTGATACGCCGCCAATTACTGACGATAGTCCGGGTTGGCTTTTTCATATCTTGCGCACGGCTGATACCATGCTGTGGGTCATCGATATTGGCGCTGATGATTTATTAGAGAGCACTGAATTGTGTATAAAAAAGCTCCAAGAAGCTCGGTTGTATCCTGCCGAAGAGACCCCAGATGCCGGCTTAGATAAAAAATTATTGATTGCAGCTAATAAATCTGATCTACCTAATTCTCGGGTTGGTTTAGAACTCCTAAAAGAATTTCTACATAGAACCATACCAATCATCGAAGTTTCCACGGTAACAATGACCGGACTTGAGGAGCTAAAAATCAAAATTTTTGAAAGCCTGGAGATAATCCGGGTTTATACCAAACCCCAAGGAAAACCTCCGGACCTAACTGAACCGGTAATCCTAAAAAAGGGCAGCACGGTCTTAGATGCGGCCCGGGCTTTGCATAAGGAATTTGCCGAAAAACTTAAATTTGCTCGTCTGTGGGATAACAAAACTTTCTTTGGCCAGCGGGTGGAAAAAACTTATATTCTTAAGGATAAAGACATTGTAGAATTCCATGTTTAA
- the hutU gene encoding urocanate hydratase has translation MKIKAPRGRELTCKGWHQEAALRMLMNNLDEEVAERPEELIVYGGAGKAARNWQCYHKIVEVLKELENDETLLVQSGKPVGVFKTFEHAPRVLIANSLLVPAWATWDYFRKLEALGLIMYGQMTAGSWIYIGTQGIIQGTYETFAACARKHFGGSLRGRWVLTAGMGGMSGAQPLAVTMNEGVILDVEVDPKRIERRVRQGFCDVMVTDLDEALKLVFEAVKEKRPLSVGLVGNASDIHPELVRRDIIPDVLTDQTSAHDPLNGYVPGQMTLEEALELRRKDPETYIKKAYESIARQMEAMLTMKRRGAVAFDYGNNIRAQAQKAGIQEAFEIPGFVLEYIRPLFCEGKGPFRWVALSGDKEDIYLTDKLALELFGHNESLRRWLSLAEEKIPFQGLPARICWLGYGERDKMGLAMNKLVRDGKLKAPIVIGRDHLDTGSVASPNRETEGMKDGSDAIADWPILNALLNVASGASWVSVHHGGGVGIGYSIHAGQVIVCDGTKEMDERLARVLTNDPGIGVARHADAGYELAIEVARQHKIKIPFLK, from the coding sequence ATGAAAATTAAAGCACCACGTGGTCGTGAACTTACTTGCAAGGGATGGCATCAAGAAGCTGCTTTGCGCATGCTGATGAATAATCTTGATGAGGAGGTTGCCGAGCGTCCCGAGGAGTTAATTGTGTATGGTGGTGCCGGTAAGGCCGCTCGCAACTGGCAATGCTATCATAAGATTGTTGAGGTGCTTAAAGAGTTAGAAAATGACGAGACCCTGCTTGTGCAATCTGGTAAGCCGGTGGGGGTCTTTAAGACCTTTGAGCATGCGCCACGCGTCCTAATTGCTAACTCCCTATTAGTGCCTGCCTGGGCAACTTGGGACTATTTTCGAAAATTAGAGGCTTTAGGCCTTATTATGTATGGCCAGATGACTGCTGGTTCCTGGATTTACATTGGTACGCAGGGCATCATTCAAGGCACTTATGAGACCTTTGCCGCATGTGCCCGGAAACATTTTGGTGGCAGCCTGCGCGGTCGATGGGTGCTTACGGCCGGTATGGGTGGTATGAGTGGTGCCCAGCCCTTAGCAGTGACGATGAACGAGGGGGTAATTTTAGATGTAGAGGTCGATCCTAAGCGCATCGAGCGCCGCGTCCGGCAGGGTTTTTGTGATGTAATGGTCACCGATTTAGATGAGGCCTTAAAATTGGTGTTTGAAGCCGTCAAAGAGAAGCGGCCACTTTCAGTCGGGCTAGTTGGTAATGCCTCAGATATTCATCCTGAGCTTGTGCGTCGGGATATTATTCCTGATGTTTTAACTGACCAGACCTCAGCTCATGATCCGTTAAATGGTTATGTGCCCGGTCAGATGACTTTAGAAGAAGCTTTAGAGTTGCGCCGTAAGGACCCCGAGACCTATATTAAGAAAGCCTATGAATCAATTGCCCGGCAGATGGAGGCGATGCTTACAATGAAACGTCGCGGTGCGGTGGCGTTCGATTATGGAAATAATATTAGAGCCCAGGCTCAGAAGGCTGGCATCCAAGAGGCATTTGAGATCCCTGGTTTTGTTTTAGAGTATATCCGACCACTGTTCTGCGAGGGTAAAGGCCCGTTCCGATGGGTGGCACTTTCTGGAGACAAGGAAGACATTTATCTAACCGATAAATTAGCCTTAGAACTTTTTGGACATAATGAATCCTTAAGACGCTGGCTTTCCTTGGCTGAAGAGAAAATTCCGTTCCAGGGTCTTCCAGCCCGGATCTGTTGGTTAGGCTATGGAGAACGCGATAAAATGGGACTGGCCATGAATAAACTAGTTCGAGATGGCAAGTTAAAAGCACCAATTGTCATTGGTCGGGACCACTTGGATACTGGTTCAGTAGCTTCGCCGAATCGCGAGACCGAGGGCATGAAAGACGGCTCAGACGCGATTGCTGATTGGCCAATTCTTAATGCACTCTTAAATGTGGCCTCGGGAGCCTCATGGGTATCCGTACATCATGGGGGTGGAGTCGGTATCGGTTATTCAATTCATGCCGGCCAGGTGATTGTGTGTGATGGCACTAAAGAGATGGATGAGCGCCTAGCTAGAGTATTAACTAACGATCCGGGGATTGGAGTGGCTCGGCACGCCGATGCTGGTTACGAACTGGCAATCGAAGTTGCCCGCCAGCATAAGATAAAAATTCCTTTCTTAAAATAA
- a CDS encoding ABC transporter ATP-binding protein: MNKLAIEITELNFSYGPTPVLKNITLQIPTGEFLGIIGPNGSGKTTLLKLIAGLLPTPKGSVKILGQPLEDLTNLERARLMSYVPQESYFSFNFRVLDVVLFGRHPYLAAFARPQKPDYEIALNVLQTVDALTLKDRKINELSSGERQRVVLARALCSQPKILLLDEPTSFLDIKYQVEILRILKKLNQEGLTIILLSHEINLVSLVAHRLLVLKDGRSFACDVPEKLLRPEIIQEVYKITPHIIPHPTYQAPQILFDL; the protein is encoded by the coding sequence ATGAACAAATTAGCCATTGAAATTACTGAGCTAAATTTCAGCTATGGTCCCACACCTGTGCTTAAGAATATTACACTCCAAATCCCTACCGGGGAATTTTTAGGCATTATCGGACCAAACGGTTCCGGCAAGACAACTCTTTTGAAGTTAATTGCCGGGCTCTTGCCTACCCCAAAGGGTTCAGTAAAAATTTTAGGCCAACCGCTAGAAGACTTAACCAATCTTGAACGGGCACGCCTGATGAGTTATGTACCCCAAGAAAGTTATTTTAGTTTTAATTTCCGGGTCTTAGACGTTGTGCTTTTTGGACGGCATCCATATCTTGCCGCTTTTGCTCGCCCCCAAAAACCTGATTACGAAATTGCCTTAAATGTTCTCCAAACAGTAGATGCCTTGACCCTTAAAGACCGCAAAATAAATGAACTCTCCTCAGGCGAACGCCAAAGAGTTGTTTTGGCTCGGGCACTGTGCTCGCAACCTAAAATTTTACTCCTCGATGAACCAACGAGTTTTTTAGACATTAAATATCAGGTCGAAATACTCCGTATTCTAAAAAAACTTAATCAAGAGGGCTTAACGATTATTTTACTGTCGCATGAGATAAATCTAGTAAGTCTTGTGGCGCATCGGCTTTTGGTGCTTAAAGATGGCCGAAGTTTTGCCTGCGATGTGCCAGAAAAACTGTTGCGCCCAGAGATAATTCAAGAAGTATATAAAATTACTCCCCATATTATACCCCACCCTACTTACCAGGCGCCCCAGATTCTTTTTGACTTATAG
- a CDS encoding HD domain-containing protein has product MTVNLNTVKKDPEVIAFIRQADRYLEVLGYTEHGERHARLIAKNARMILFELGYNERLCELAAIAGYLHDIGNVVTRERHEQSSALIARDVLSRLKMPAEEIAEIVSAIGNHHEESGNPISEISAALILADKADVHQSRVRNPEFIKFDIHDRVNFAVKKSVLMVNRRDRKITFNLNIDTSIAPVMDYFEIFLSRMIISRRAADFLGCRFELIINNTRII; this is encoded by the coding sequence GTGACTGTAAATCTAAATACTGTAAAAAAAGATCCCGAAGTTATAGCATTTATTCGGCAAGCTGATCGATATTTAGAGGTTTTGGGCTATACCGAACACGGTGAACGCCATGCGCGTCTAATTGCTAAGAACGCCCGGATGATTCTTTTTGAACTTGGCTATAACGAACGTTTATGCGAATTGGCAGCAATTGCTGGTTATCTACACGATATCGGAAATGTAGTAACTCGCGAGCGCCACGAACAAAGCAGTGCTCTTATAGCTCGTGATGTATTATCCCGGCTAAAAATGCCCGCAGAGGAAATTGCCGAAATTGTATCGGCTATCGGTAATCATCACGAAGAAAGTGGCAATCCTATTTCTGAAATATCGGCAGCACTGATCTTGGCCGATAAAGCCGACGTTCATCAAAGCCGAGTGCGAAATCCCGAATTTATTAAATTTGACATCCACGACCGGGTAAATTTCGCCGTTAAAAAATCGGTGCTGATGGTGAATCGTCGTGACCGTAAGATTACTTTTAATCTTAACATTGATACATCGATTGCACCGGTGATGGATTATTTTGAAATCTTTCTTTCTCGGATGATAATCTCGCGGCGGGCTGCTGATTTTCTGGGATGTCGTTTTGAGTTAATTATTAATAATACTAGGATTATTTAA
- a CDS encoding tetratricopeptide repeat protein encodes MMKFRSKHKDTPKEKCQGYENYQHRDFKRAIKEFNKALASNPFHTILYFYRGNAYLQIGKIKRGIIDFTKAIKLNPQEAIFYNDRGIAYAMLKRYEEAIRDFSQAIALRPKEAVFYYNRGITYAEKGDLEKALQDFNKAIRLDPDDYEAYLYRGQIYLQQGKLDKARTEFNQALKLNRNYAEGYLYRGRLYLIENKMPEALSNFNCAVRCNPFNPEAYYYRGYAYFRLGNLDEAFRDFTEAIRLDPENPNYYEARGLVHIQRRNWYEALHDLGKVLRHKIGSEAVYQNRARAFLEIKQFKMAIKDLNRAIEINPNNPENYILRGVAYYNRKEWEKALADLKKALVWDSKNPSLYNKLGCTYLRLNKPDLAIKCFKTTYSLDPNNRMAVLFLGYINDKQGNLEESRFWYRKLMEMETTPAESKELLKIIVGE; translated from the coding sequence ATGATGAAGTTTCGCAGCAAACACAAGGATACCCCTAAAGAAAAATGCCAGGGGTATGAGAATTATCAACACCGTGATTTTAAACGGGCGATCAAGGAATTTAATAAGGCTTTAGCCTCAAATCCTTTTCACACTATTTTGTATTTTTATCGCGGCAATGCCTATCTACAAATTGGTAAGATAAAACGTGGCATAATCGATTTTACTAAAGCAATCAAGTTAAATCCGCAAGAGGCAATTTTTTATAATGACCGAGGCATCGCGTATGCCATGTTAAAACGTTATGAAGAAGCCATTAGGGATTTCTCGCAAGCCATTGCTTTACGACCCAAGGAGGCAGTATTTTATTATAATCGTGGCATAACCTATGCTGAAAAGGGCGACTTAGAAAAAGCCCTGCAGGATTTTAATAAGGCGATCAGACTTGATCCCGATGATTACGAAGCGTATCTTTATCGGGGTCAGATCTACTTACAACAAGGCAAGTTAGATAAAGCCCGGACCGAGTTTAATCAGGCTTTGAAACTAAACCGAAATTATGCTGAAGGCTATTTGTATCGAGGCCGATTATATCTTATTGAGAATAAGATGCCTGAAGCCCTAAGTAATTTTAACTGCGCGGTGCGCTGTAATCCCTTTAATCCTGAAGCCTACTATTATCGTGGCTATGCATATTTTCGCCTGGGAAATTTAGATGAAGCCTTTCGGGATTTTACCGAAGCGATCCGATTAGATCCTGAGAATCCTAACTACTATGAGGCTAGAGGTTTGGTGCATATTCAAAGGAGAAATTGGTATGAAGCATTACACGACTTAGGCAAGGTGCTTAGGCATAAGATCGGTTCTGAGGCAGTGTATCAGAATCGCGCTCGAGCTTTTTTGGAAATCAAGCAGTTTAAGATGGCGATCAAAGACTTAAACCGGGCCATTGAAATAAATCCTAATAATCCGGAAAACTATATCCTACGAGGCGTGGCATATTATAACCGTAAAGAATGGGAAAAGGCCTTAGCGGACCTTAAAAAAGCCCTAGTCTGGGATTCTAAAAATCCCTCCCTATACAATAAATTAGGTTGCACATATCTGAGGTTAAATAAACCAGATTTAGCGATTAAATGTTTTAAGACCACATACTCACTGGATCCCAACAATCGCATGGCAGTATTGTTCTTAGGTTATATAAATGACAAACAAGGTAATCTCGAAGAATCACGATTTTGGTATCGGAAATTAATGGAAATGGAGACAACGCCAGCGGAAAGTAAAGAGCTCTTAAAGATTATCGTTGGGGAATAA
- a CDS encoding transglutaminase domain-containing protein has translation MLGIFIFLIMEINNDSLYFRAGENVLEVKKFLTVAYEQGYREWADFLLKNMPDVDLVNLTTSDFIEYLKALKKNYERVAWRAKITPELFYHYILPYRVSQEPLENFTSLYADSLYEIVKDVKSMRQAVFRINEWVYTKARYEPTERWDQTALATVMRGIGRCEELSILLIKALRTVIIPARHTYTPWWSHTNSNHAWVEVWVDGRWYALGASELTNLNDGWFMNDARRTAIIKSLVFGPITTSQEIIDRQEKTYSVINATSNYTHGTWLTVRVLKNLIPEESAIVSINVYNYASLVPCGVKKTDSRGEVSWYLGSSDLFIYAQKDSLIGFEIWRPHNEPSDTIIINLTYRELPDTAFWLRTGRILTPKAKSEYRPDFKTLNLLRQKHERQINIVNQDLELTLRKLDSNLVRIFSQAYARARELVPYYFDLPEAYKELFVKYFINLVSKDIVMSDSSGLLQELMALKYALSLADPETPESIIHNYLITPRILFERMDKWHALLQAKLFDTLPELFVPYGFVPVKEKVRALFDWTDNHIALKQSPEPFGPQMNPADVLRARRGTQLERYIFIAGALRTVGVPARIKWDYEGVEYWDKTWHEYSFDKKAITPKHFIRLRFFKNNQNVTPGLKYYEDFSISQFQDMPVRLDLEPELIDSSIVVQLNPGVYYLIYGWRNGFGDSYVWLKKLQPQPDTFESSITLSFPEDISGGDLVTRGWSTPKVLRKALQGSEPILIIVFDQSEASRATLLHAQPVLANFSGKILFVPVAQEDIKSNLPKELGIKNYRLIYHPGLVKELAIKELPSVIYLRNQKCLLWLEGLNLELGRILTRIIH, from the coding sequence ATGCTGGGAATTTTTATTTTCCTGATAATGGAGATAAATAACGATTCGCTGTATTTCCGAGCTGGAGAAAATGTCCTGGAGGTTAAGAAATTTCTTACGGTAGCTTATGAACAAGGTTATCGCGAGTGGGCCGATTTTTTACTGAAAAATATGCCGGATGTTGACCTTGTTAATCTGACCACTTCAGATTTTATTGAGTATCTTAAAGCCTTAAAGAAAAATTACGAACGGGTAGCATGGCGGGCTAAAATTACCCCCGAGCTTTTTTATCATTATATCCTTCCCTATCGGGTTAGCCAAGAACCTCTGGAGAATTTTACCAGCCTATATGCTGATAGCCTTTATGAAATTGTAAAAGATGTTAAAAGTATGCGCCAGGCCGTGTTCAGAATCAACGAATGGGTATATACCAAGGCCCGCTATGAACCCACCGAACGATGGGACCAGACTGCTTTGGCCACAGTTATGCGCGGGATAGGTCGCTGTGAAGAGCTTTCGATTTTATTAATTAAAGCCTTACGCACGGTGATTATTCCAGCACGCCACACTTATACGCCTTGGTGGTCGCATACTAATAGTAATCACGCCTGGGTTGAGGTTTGGGTTGATGGTCGCTGGTATGCCTTAGGTGCCAGTGAACTTACCAACCTAAATGATGGTTGGTTTATGAACGATGCCCGTCGGACCGCAATTATTAAAAGTTTGGTTTTTGGGCCGATAACTACCAGCCAAGAGATCATCGACCGTCAAGAAAAGACTTATTCGGTAATCAATGCCACATCGAATTATACCCATGGTACTTGGCTTACGGTTAGGGTGTTAAAAAATCTTATTCCCGAAGAGAGTGCTATTGTATCGATCAATGTTTACAATTATGCTAGTTTGGTCCCTTGTGGGGTTAAAAAAACTGATAGCAGGGGTGAGGTCTCCTGGTATCTTGGGAGTAGTGATTTATTTATCTATGCCCAAAAGGACTCCCTTATCGGTTTCGAGATCTGGCGGCCCCATAATGAACCCTCCGATACCATAATAATTAATTTGACTTATCGAGAACTTCCGGATACGGCCTTTTGGTTGCGTACAGGTCGAATCTTAACTCCAAAGGCTAAATCAGAATATCGACCGGACTTTAAGACTCTTAATCTTTTACGCCAAAAACACGAGCGTCAAATTAATATTGTGAATCAGGATTTAGAGCTTACCCTAAGGAAACTTGATAGTAATCTAGTGCGGATATTTTCTCAAGCCTATGCCCGAGCTCGGGAGCTGGTGCCCTATTATTTTGATTTACCCGAAGCTTATAAAGAGCTCTTTGTTAAGTATTTTATAAACTTAGTAAGTAAAGATATTGTAATGAGTGATAGCAGTGGTTTACTTCAAGAGCTTATGGCCCTAAAGTATGCATTAAGCCTCGCTGATCCTGAGACGCCTGAGTCGATTATCCATAACTATCTAATTACACCCCGGATCCTATTTGAAAGAATGGACAAATGGCACGCATTGCTTCAAGCCAAACTTTTCGATACCTTACCTGAATTATTTGTGCCTTATGGGTTTGTGCCGGTTAAAGAAAAAGTCCGGGCACTTTTTGATTGGACCGATAACCATATCGCACTTAAACAAAGTCCTGAGCCTTTTGGTCCGCAGATGAATCCGGCTGATGTCTTAAGGGCCCGGCGCGGAACTCAATTAGAAAGATATATCTTTATTGCCGGCGCGTTACGAACCGTAGGTGTTCCAGCCCGTATTAAATGGGACTACGAAGGCGTTGAGTATTGGGATAAAACCTGGCATGAGTACTCATTTGATAAGAAAGCCATCACGCCGAAACACTTTATTCGGCTCCGATTCTTCAAGAATAATCAAAATGTTACTCCAGGGCTAAAATATTACGAGGATTTTAGTATTAGTCAATTTCAAGATATGCCGGTGCGACTGGATTTAGAACCCGAGCTGATTGACAGTTCAATTGTCGTTCAGTTAAATCCTGGTGTATATTATTTAATCTATGGTTGGCGTAACGGCTTCGGTGATAGCTATGTCTGGCTTAAGAAACTACAACCGCAACCTGATACCTTTGAATCCTCAATAACTCTGAGCTTTCCTGAGGATATCTCAGGGGGCGATTTAGTCACTCGGGGCTGGTCAACCCCAAAGGTATTACGTAAAGCCCTTCAAGGTTCTGAGCCGATTCTAATTATTGTCTTTGACCAGAGCGAAGCCAGTCGCGCAACCCTCTTACATGCCCAACCGGTCTTAGCAAACTTTTCTGGAAAAATATTATTTGTCCCGGTGGCGCAAGAGGATATAAAAAGCAATTTACCGAAAGAACTTGGGATAAAAAATTACAGGCTAATTTATCACCCGGGGTTAGTAAAAGAACTAGCTATTAAGGAATTGCCATCAGTGATCTATCTTCGCAATCAAAAATGTCTTTTGTGGCTCGAGGGCTTGAATTTAGAACTGGGTCGAATTCTTACACGAATTATCCACTAG